One Osmerus eperlanus chromosome 16, fOsmEpe2.1, whole genome shotgun sequence DNA segment encodes these proteins:
- the and2 gene encoding actinodin2 → MAPVGRRWFSLTYTGILLAVVLLPEFLGAVPVGQQEQGEDTAVSSEVKSHAMANLKKLVRNTRSLPQFKRLPDFWGWYKYFMETGNQEGVEDLDRMYMAYLQNKHRSEEGPTFNHYLTHLSEIYKSCADSDDPECIAESTSKPKAKLVMPAPVKAAPVRLCNPYYDPYCLFPLLPKAAVPEPAPAPAKVPAPILTPMLPIPMKSPTGFYYYAPVLEPFLSAEQKTELLRICNPSDVECLQYHLRAAYGYRPAPGPAPSYSALGCDPAKDPYCKPLLVQKAPTGYYHLYPTCNPEIDPLCVANVAAPPAPAPEAAAVEEAPMEQHCNPLFDEGCNPLTATKLSSLTKPVLEFTPKDEPAPPAPALAPFRPALAPCDPTYDPFCLLRAAAALRKPPQLLPQYEVRSRLGVKGKTKEGYDCYIHYDEGCAAVEASDDAKAASPACHPFDPTCSKFAAPAPAAGPSKNGVIEPHPDCDPEVDYNCRLRRADPAASAADEPAQQEEPSREAPHPFAGYAAPEYAGPRFEDFLRGYMSQYRKK, encoded by the exons atggcGCCTGTTGGAAGACGATGGTTTTCCCTGACCTACACTGGAATCCTGCTGGCAGTTGTCTTATTACCAG AGTTCTTGGGGGCCGTGCCTGTGGGGcagcaggagcagggggagg ACACTGCCGTATCTAGTGAGGTGAAAAGCCATGCCATGGCCAACCTGAAGAAGCTGGTTCGCAACACGAGAAGCCTGCCCCAGTTTAAGCGTTTGCCAGACTTCTGGGGGTGGTACAAGTACTTCATGGAGACTGGAAATCAGGAAGGA GTGGAGGACCTGGACCGTATGTACATGGCTTACCTGCAGAACAAGCACAGATCTGAGGAGGGCCCCACCTTCAACCACTACCTCACCCACCTCAGCGAGATCTACAAGTCGTGTGCCGACTCCGACGACCCAGAGTGCATCGCAGAGTCCACCAGCAAGCCCAAAGCCAAGTTGGTCATGCCTGCTCCCGTCAAGGCAGCCCCCGTGAGACTGTGCAACCCATACTACGACCCCTACTGCCTGTTCCCTCTGCTGCCCAAGGCCGCAGTCCCAGAGCCTGCCCCGGCTCCGGCCAAAGTCCCAGCTCCCATCCTGACCCCCATGCTGCCCATCCCCATGAAGTCCCCCACAGGGTTCTACTACTACGCCCCTGTCCTGGAGCCCTTCCTGAGCGCTGAGCAGAAGACGGAGCTCCTACGCATCTGCAACCCCTCCGACGTTGAGTGTCTCCAGTACCACCTGCGTGCCGCCTATGGGTACCGCCCCGCTCCCGGCCCTGCCCCGTCCTACTCTGCCCTGGGCTGCGACCCCGCCAAGGACCCCTACTGTAAGCCCCTGCTTGTGCAAAAGGCCCCGACCGGCTACTACCACCTGTACCCCACTTGCAACCCCGAGATCGACCCCCTGTGTGTGGCCAACGTGGCAGCCCCACCAGCGCCCGCTCCCGAGGCTGCTGCGGTCGAGGAAGCCCCCATGGAGCAGCACTGCAACCCCCTCTTCGACGAGGGCTGCAACCCCCTGACCGCCACCAAGTTGTCCAGCCTCACCAAGCCCGTGCTGGAGTTCACCCCCAAGGACGAGCCAGCGCCCCCCGCCCCTGCCCTGGCCCCATTCCGCCCCGCCCTGGCGCCCTGCGACCCCACCTACGACCCCTTCTGCCTGCTGAGGGCGGCCGCCGCGCTGCGCAAGCCGCCCCAGCTCCTGCCCCAGTACGAAGTCCGCTCCCGCCTGGGGGTCAAGGGCAAGACGAAGGAGGGGTACGACTGCTACATCCACTACGACGAGGGTTGCGCGGCCGTGGAGGCCAGCGATGATGCCAAGGCTGCCTCCCCCGCCTGCCACCCGTTTGACCCCACCTGCAGCAAGTTCGCTGCTCCTGCCCCCGCCGCCGGCCCGTCCAAGAACGGTGTGATCGAGCCACATCCCGACTGCGACCCCGAGGTCGACTACAACTGCCGTCTGCGTCGAGCAGACCCCGCCGCCTCCGCCGCCGATGAACCCGCCCAGCAGGAGGAGCCGAGCCGCGAGGCGCCACACCCCTTCGCCGGCTACGCAGCTCCCGAGTACGCCGGCCCACGGTTCGAAGACTTCCTCAGGGGATACATGAGCCAGTACAGGAAGAAGTGA
- the apoda.1 gene encoding apolipoprotein Da, duplicate 1, with the protein MTVTLGNMRLSFTLVLPLLLPLISAQVPHWGPCPEPAVQASFSIKKFMGRWFEIAKLPAQFEKGRCIETNFTMKLDQTIRVVSSEILKGEVRTIEGTGVTEDPKNPAKLGISYSYVLPYSPYWILSTDYDNSALIYSCTDVLRLFHVDFAWILSRTRSLPAATIEKSKATFTNNNIDVSRMIASRQQGCDKTL; encoded by the exons ATGACAGTCACCCTGGGAAACATGAGGCTGTCTTTTACCCTAGTTCTGCCCCTTCTCCTGCCCCTCATCAGTGCCCAGGTGCCCCATTGGGGCCCATGTCCAGAACCAGCAGTCCAAGCTTCTTTCAGCATCAAGAAG TTTATGGGAAGATGGTTTGAAATCGCTAAGCTGCCAGCCCAGTTTGAGAAAGGAAGGTGCATTGAAACCAACTTCACCATGAAGCTTGATCAAACCATTCGAGTTGTCAGCTCAGAAATACT AAAAGGAGAGGTGAGAACTATTGAGGGGACAGGAGTAACAGAGGATCCGAAGAATCCTGCCAAGCTTGGGATCAGCTACTcctatg TCCTGCCTTATTCCCCATACTGGATTTTGTCCACGGACTATGACAACTCTGCCTTGATCTACTCCTGTACTGATGTCCTGCGACTGTTCCACGTAGACTTCGCCTGGATCCTCAGTCGCACGAGATCTCTACCAGCGGCCACCATTGAAAAATCCAAGGCAACTTTTACCAACAACAACATTGACGTTAGCAGAATGATCGCTAGCAGGCAGCAAGGGTGTGACAAGACACTTTGA
- the LOC134036894 gene encoding apolipoprotein D-like has translation MQALQVLSLTLLSVLAASAQTFVSGKCPNPPVQANFNVARYLGRWYEIEKLPAIFQKGECGQATYSLKSPGAVAVLNEELLVDGRVNGVTGTAKVKDPAEPAKLEVSFFENQPPGPYWVLSTDYDNYTLVYACTNYFNLYHVEFSWILSRERTLSADTMEELRSILRSHNVSVDKLQVTDQSDCSSMPE, from the exons ATGCAGGCTCTACAAGTGCTCTCACTGACTCTGTTGTCCGTCCTGGCAGCCAGCGCTCAGACCTTTGTTTCTGGAAAATGCCCCAACCCTCCCGTCCAGGCCAACTTCAATGTTGCCAGG TACCTGGGCAGGTGGTATGAGATCGAGAAGCTGCCTGCCATCTTCCAGAAGGGGGAGTGTGGCCAGGCCACTTACAGCCTGAAGAGCCCTGGAGCGGTTGCTGTTCTGAACGAGGAGCTGCT ggTTGATGGGAGAGTCAATGGTGTCACTGGCACTGCCAAGGTCAAGGACCCAGCCGAACCTGCCAAGTTGGAGGTCAGCTTCTTCGAGA ACCAGCCCCCCGGCCCTTACTGGGTGCTGTCCACCGACTATGATAATTACACCCTGGTCTACGCCTGCACGAACTACTTCAACCTGTACCACGTGGAGTTCTCCTGGATCCTGAGCAGAGAGCGTACCCTCTCCGCCGACACCATGGAGGAGCTACGCAGCATCCTGAGGTCTCACAACGTCAGCGTGGACAAGCTCCAGGTCACGGACCAGAGCGACTGCAGCAGCATGCCCGAGTAA